The Carassius auratus strain Wakin chromosome 27, ASM336829v1, whole genome shotgun sequence genome includes a region encoding these proteins:
- the agtr1 gene encoding type-1 angiotensin II receptor — translation MDNITAKANVGVKLRCNMTGHHDLIFTFIPIVYSCNFIIGIVGNSLVVAVIYFCLKLKNVANIFVLNLALSDLTFLLTLPIWAVNTATGYKWVFGDFLCKAISGMALLSLYTSIFLLTALSIDRYLAIVHPVKSRRCRTVVYARVTCILVWVVAFLLSLPTAVIRETHFIQYNNVTVCGILDGDLGNVLAALSLMKSVLGFLLPITIILTCYCLIGRSLLKSRDIQRNSRWNGDEVLCMLAAAVLSFFLCWTPHQIFNFLNMLGLLKVITNCDVIEIIDTVMPFTICIAFFNSCMNPILYGFVGKNFRRNLLKLLKLSSTSVVSHPSLSTKMSSLSYQTSETLHLSVNKMSSIPQAT, via the coding sequence ATGGACAACATCACAGCCAAAGCTAATGTGGGAGTCAAGCTCAGGTGTAACATGACCGGGCACCATGATTTAATCTTCACGTTCATCCCAATAGTCTACAGCTGCAACTTTATCATCGGAATAGTAGGCAACAGCCTGGTAGTCGCTGTCATCTACTTCTGTTTAAAGCTAAAGAATGTTGCGAAcatatttgttttgaacttgGCGTTGTCGGACTTGACCTTCCTCCTCACCCTGCCCATTTGGGCCGTAAACACTGCAACAGGCTACAAGTGGGTATTTGGAGACTTCCTATGTAAGGCCATTTCTGGTATGGCCCTCCTTAGTCTTTATACAAGTATTTTTCTCCTCACTGCTCTCAGCATTGACCGCTATCTGGCCATCGTTCATCCTGTCAAGTCCCGCAGGTGCCGTACTGTGGTGTACGCCCGTGTGACCTGCATCTTGGTTTGGGTTGTGGCTTTTCTTTTAAGCCTTCCCACAGCCGTTATCCGTGAGACCCATTTTATCCAGTATAACAATGTCACTGTATGTGGCATCCTAGATGGAGATCTTGGCAATGTCCTGGCAGCTCTCAGTCTGATGAAGAGTGTTCTTGGGTTCCTTCTGCCCATCACCATCATCCTCACGTGCTACTGCCTGATTGGCCGGTCTCTGCTCAAATCACGGGACATTCAGAGGAATTCCAGATGGAACGGGGACGAGGTGTTGTGCATGCTGGCCGCCGCCGTGCTGTCGTTTTTCCTTTGCTGGACACCACATCAGATCTTCAACTTCTTGAATATGCTTGGTCTGCTGAAAGTGATCACCAACTGCGATGTCATTGAGATCATTGACACCGTAATGCCGTTCACCATTTGCATTGCCTTTTTCAACAGCTGTATGAACCCAATCCTGTACGGTTTTGTCGGGAAGAACTTTCGCAGGAACTTGCTGAAGCTCTTGAAGCTTTCCTCGACTTCTGTGGTGTCTCACCCCTCCCTCAGTACCAAGATGAGCTCTCTCTCATATCAAACCTCGGAGACATTACACCTCTCCGTCAATAAAATGTCCTCAATACCGCAAGCCACATGA